In the genome of Hugenholtzia roseola DSM 9546, one region contains:
- the rpmC gene encoding 50S ribosomal protein L29: MKNQDIRALSTEDIHAQIKELEAKLQKLSFSHAVAPLENPISLRHTRRTIARLKTHLQARTK, encoded by the coding sequence ATGAAAAATCAAGACATTCGTGCGCTCTCTACCGAGGACATTCACGCACAAATCAAGGAATTGGAAGCCAAATTGCAGAAGCTCTCTTTCAGCCATGCAGTAGCTCCGTTAGAAAATCCGATTTCCTTGCGACATACGCGCCGCACGATAGCACGCCTCAAAACGCATCTGCAAGCTCGCACAAAATAA
- a CDS encoding AIPR family protein, with the protein MLTKDFYSIIDVELDALIIKYKDDNFIKKHKSAINNQKSYALLIWFLDFYGRISNYSNFITDGDNDSSCDIVFDSLDNQGNKVFYIVQSKWNNVDNSEKETNKDEILKALNDFETILRGEKKSVNEKLKSKLEELDLHLKANGEVKFIFLSLSQYKGGADENIEAFRNNDVKTKFEVIDINRIRVDYIDRKYKKIDPINPLETYQNPEESSVTLEIVQKGGSIKIEKPYEAYMFLLRPKAIWELFKTYNFSLFFKNVRNPLLQSQFNQEIEKTAIEESNLFWYYNNGITAITYLLPEIGKKAEKITVTGLQIINGAQTVYAIYRAYESASPTQRLKMDSEVLVTLRLLKSGGKSFDLNVTRYTNRQNPIQDRDFYANDEIQVSLQNASYQTNVWYEKRRGEFRETPKGVRTMPNLVFANVYLAYHLQDPVSVLKNHTQRFKTDKDLNFISHKDHKDGLYEKIFNSNTSFEDMLCAFYVFDVIFKPLQREFSYSFKTNLYHLLALFKVAFTKYLTAKYGDKINVNRQIVKIYEQGEKEVIIKTFKFLNQFVEKQIEVADNEKKTTERMFKFLFTLSHYQKIYDALEDTEISVKDIDDIVLKDNDDIIEGDKDTEVKSEQE; encoded by the coding sequence ATGCTTACAAAAGACTTTTATAGCATCATAGACGTAGAACTCGATGCACTTATCATAAAATATAAAGATGACAACTTCATCAAAAAGCATAAAAGTGCTATTAACAATCAAAAGTCTTATGCCCTTTTGATTTGGTTTCTTGATTTTTATGGCAGAATATCCAATTATTCTAACTTTATCACAGACGGAGATAATGATAGCTCTTGTGATATTGTATTTGATAGCCTTGATAATCAAGGAAATAAGGTTTTTTATATCGTTCAATCAAAGTGGAACAATGTAGATAACTCTGAAAAAGAAACAAATAAAGATGAGATTTTAAAAGCCCTCAATGATTTTGAAACCATTTTACGTGGCGAAAAGAAAAGTGTAAATGAGAAACTAAAATCTAAATTAGAAGAACTTGATTTGCACTTAAAAGCAAATGGTGAGGTAAAATTTATTTTTCTTTCACTTTCTCAATACAAAGGTGGTGCCGATGAAAATATTGAGGCATTTCGAAATAATGATGTTAAGACTAAATTTGAAGTAATTGATATTAACAGAATTAGAGTTGATTATATTGATAGGAAGTATAAAAAAATAGACCCTATCAATCCTCTTGAAACCTATCAAAACCCCGAAGAAAGTTCTGTAACGCTTGAAATTGTACAAAAAGGCGGTAGTATAAAAATTGAAAAGCCTTACGAGGCATATATGTTTTTACTTCGCCCCAAAGCAATTTGGGAACTTTTTAAAACCTATAATTTTTCACTGTTTTTCAAAAATGTTCGCAATCCTTTATTACAATCTCAATTTAATCAAGAAATTGAAAAAACAGCCATAGAGGAGTCTAACCTTTTTTGGTATTATAACAATGGAATAACCGCAATTACTTACCTACTTCCAGAAATTGGCAAAAAAGCTGAAAAAATAACGGTTACAGGTTTACAAATTATCAACGGTGCGCAAACAGTTTATGCCATTTATCGTGCTTATGAAAGTGCTTCACCTACACAAAGATTAAAAATGGATAGCGAAGTCTTAGTTACTTTGCGTTTGCTAAAATCAGGAGGAAAATCTTTTGATTTGAATGTTACTCGCTACACTAATCGCCAAAACCCTATCCAAGACAGAGATTTTTACGCCAATGATGAAATTCAAGTAAGCCTGCAAAATGCGTCCTATCAAACAAATGTTTGGTATGAAAAAAGAAGAGGTGAATTTAGAGAAACCCCTAAGGGAGTTAGAACAATGCCAAACTTAGTTTTTGCCAATGTATATTTAGCCTATCACCTACAAGACCCTGTAAGCGTACTAAAAAATCACACCCAGCGATTTAAAACAGATAAAGATTTAAACTTTATTTCTCATAAAGACCACAAAGATGGTTTGTATGAAAAAATATTTAATAGTAACACCTCTTTTGAGGATATGCTTTGCGCTTTTTATGTGTTTGATGTAATTTTTAAACCGTTACAAAGAGAATTTTCTTATTCATTTAAAACAAACTTATACCATTTACTTGCTTTATTTAAAGTTGCCTTTACAAAGTATCTTACTGCCAAGTATGGAGATAAGATTAATGTAAACAGACAGATAGTCAAAATCTATGAGCAGGGAGAAAAAGAGGTTATCATAAAGACCTTTAAATTTCTTAATCAGTTTGTTGAAAAACAGATTGAGGTAGCCGATAACGAAAAAAAGACAACAGAACGTATGTTTAAATTTTTGTTCACATTATCACACTATCAAAAAATTTATGATGCACTAGAAGACACTGAAATATCTGTAAAAGACATCGACGACATTGTCTTAAAAGATAATGATGATATAATTGAAGGTGATAAAGATACCGAAGTAAAAAGTGAGCAAGAATAA
- the rplN gene encoding 50S ribosomal protein L14 gives MIQQESRLAVADNSGAKEVLCIRVLGGTGKRYASVGDKIVVAVKSAVPSGNVKKGAVSKAVVVRTKSAIRRKDGSYIRFEENAAVLLNAQDEPRGTRIFGPVARELREKKFMKIVSLAPEVL, from the coding sequence ATGATACAACAAGAAAGCAGACTGGCAGTAGCCGATAACAGTGGTGCCAAAGAAGTGTTATGTATTCGCGTATTAGGCGGTACAGGCAAGCGTTATGCCAGCGTAGGCGATAAAATCGTTGTGGCAGTCAAATCTGCCGTTCCTTCTGGCAACGTCAAGAAGGGCGCAGTTTCAAAAGCCGTCGTGGTACGCACCAAATCGGCTATCCGCCGCAAAGACGGTTCTTATATCCGTTTTGAAGAGAACGCCGCCGTATTGCTCAATGCGCAAGACGAACCGCGTGGCACTCGTATCTTCGGTCCCGTTGCACGTGAGCTTCGTGAAAAGAAGTTCATGAAAATCGTATCCTTAGCACCCGAAGTTCTTTAA
- the nadD gene encoding nicotinate (nicotinamide) nucleotide adenylyltransferase translates to MKIGLFFGSFNPIHIGHLILADTMAQSTDCDQVWFVVSPHNPHKERGSLLHEFDRYDMVRLAIGDNPLLDVTDIEFSLPRPSYTIDTLAHLSEKYPQHEFALIMGEDNLTHFQKWKNYDKILKYYHILVYPRPAVAKTVWHTHEKVRLVDAPMIDISATFIRKRIGAHQSIRYLVTPEVETMIRLKKFYL, encoded by the coding sequence ATGAAAATCGGTCTTTTTTTTGGTTCGTTTAATCCTATCCATATCGGACACCTTATTTTGGCGGATACGATGGCGCAAAGTACGGATTGCGACCAAGTTTGGTTTGTCGTTTCGCCTCACAATCCACACAAGGAGCGCGGTTCGTTGCTACACGAATTTGACCGCTACGACATGGTACGCCTTGCCATCGGCGACAATCCCCTACTTGACGTTACGGATATAGAATTTTCGTTGCCTCGCCCCAGTTATACGATTGACACTTTGGCGCACCTTTCCGAAAAATACCCACAACACGAATTTGCCCTCATTATGGGTGAAGACAACCTGACGCACTTTCAGAAGTGGAAAAATTACGATAAAATCTTGAAATATTACCATATTTTGGTCTATCCGCGTCCTGCTGTTGCCAAAACGGTTTGGCATACACATGAAAAAGTCCGCTTGGTAGATGCACCAATGATAGACATTTCGGCAACTTTTATCCGCAAGCGCATAGGAGCGCATCAATCCATTCGCTATTTGGTTACGCCCGAAGTAGAAACGATGATACGGTTGAAGAAGTTTTATTTGTAG
- a CDS encoding 7-carboxy-7-deazaguanine synthase QueE: protein MLKVAKIENKPEIFYSIQGEGKNLGKPSIFIRLSLCNLACIWCDTDYTWNWENTTFIHQNDQNPNYQKYSKKEYLIKLSNQSLIAEIEQYPSLQVVITGGEPLLQQKNLVSFISDLKEKNQNYHIEFETNGTIVPLAALDAQTDQYNVSVKLSNAQLAEKERIKPAALHFFAASKKAYFKFVIEKEQDLEEVFALQSTYQIPKERIYLMPEGRQRETLQKRQNWLIEICKKHLFNYTDRLHIHIYGDKRGI from the coding sequence ATGTTGAAAGTAGCCAAAATCGAAAACAAACCAGAAATCTTTTACTCCATTCAGGGCGAAGGCAAAAATTTGGGCAAGCCGTCCATCTTTATACGCCTTTCTCTCTGCAACCTCGCTTGTATTTGGTGCGATACCGATTATACGTGGAATTGGGAAAATACTACTTTTATACATCAAAACGACCAAAATCCAAACTATCAAAAGTATTCTAAAAAAGAGTACCTCATCAAACTTTCTAACCAAAGTCTGATAGCCGAAATTGAGCAATATCCCTCCCTGCAAGTAGTCATCACAGGGGGCGAACCGCTATTGCAACAAAAAAACTTAGTTTCTTTTATATCCGACTTAAAAGAAAAAAATCAAAACTATCATATAGAATTTGAAACCAACGGCACTATCGTGCCGCTTGCAGCCTTAGATGCACAAACCGACCAATATAATGTTTCGGTAAAATTATCCAATGCCCAACTTGCTGAAAAAGAGCGGATTAAGCCTGCTGCCCTTCATTTTTTCGCCGCCTCTAAAAAAGCCTATTTTAAGTTTGTGATAGAAAAGGAGCAAGATTTGGAAGAAGTCTTTGCCCTGCAAAGCACCTATCAAATTCCAAAAGAACGCATCTACCTGATGCCCGAAGGTAGGCAGCGCGAAACGCTACAAAAACGCCAAAACTGGCTCATAGAAATCTGCAAAAAGCACCTCTTTAATTATACCGACCGCCTGCACATTCACATCTACGGCGACAAACGCGGCATTTAG
- the rplX gene encoding 50S ribosomal protein L24, producing the protein MKTSSKTPAKTPKLHVKTGDTVIVVAGADKGKKGEILKVFPEKQRAIVSGMKMAKKHIKPTAEQPQGGVIEIEMPIHVSNLMHLDPKSGEPTRIGRKKDESGKTVRYSKKSGEIIK; encoded by the coding sequence ATGAAGACATCAAGCAAAACACCTGCAAAAACCCCTAAACTGCACGTCAAGACTGGCGATACGGTTATCGTAGTCGCTGGCGCAGATAAAGGCAAGAAAGGCGAGATTTTGAAAGTCTTTCCTGAAAAGCAGCGTGCCATCGTGAGCGGTATGAAAATGGCAAAGAAACACATCAAGCCTACTGCCGAACAACCACAAGGTGGCGTTATTGAAATTGAGATGCCGATTCATGTGAGCAACCTGATGCACCTCGACCCTAAAAGTGGCGAGCCTACCCGCATCGGACGCAAGAAAGATGAAAGCGGCAAAACCGTTCGTTATTCTAAGAAAAGCGGAGAAATTATTAAATAA
- the rpsH gene encoding 30S ribosomal protein S8, which produces MTTDPIADYLTRIRNAIRANHRIVEIPSSKLKKEITKILYDKGYIQGYKFDQAASIGGTIKIALKYNPVTKQAAISALERVSRPGLRQYRKASELPRVMNGLGIAVISTSRGLMTDKEARRDNIGGEVLCYIY; this is translated from the coding sequence ATGACAACGGATCCAATTGCAGACTATCTGACTCGCATCAGAAATGCCATCAGAGCCAACCATCGCATTGTTGAGATTCCTTCTTCTAAATTGAAGAAAGAAATCACCAAGATTTTATACGATAAAGGCTATATCCAAGGCTATAAATTTGACCAAGCTGCCAGCATCGGCGGCACTATCAAAATTGCCTTGAAGTACAATCCTGTAACCAAACAAGCGGCTATCTCTGCCTTAGAGCGAGTGAGCCGTCCAGGGTTGCGCCAGTATCGTAAAGCAAGCGAACTTCCGCGCGTTATGAACGGACTCGGCATTGCGGTTATCTCCACTTCGCGTGGCTTGATGACTGACAAAGAGGCTCGTAGAGATAACATCGGCGGCGAGGTGCTTTGCTACATTTACTAA
- a CDS encoding right-handed parallel beta-helix repeat-containing protein yields MYKKTLLLALFALLLLPQDSLWAQVPVGKALAMSNNTPKTVRVRNVAEFVAALQSNTTIEMEYGLYNLSNYNSEAYYDSDYPYSGFHINGLSNLTIRGVGDFPTEIILDADAYATVLAFNNCKNVRLENVEVGHGASTGYCQGAVLRTYKTDGFFVSRSVLYGSGTYGLEGTNSQNITIENSTIRSTTYGALYLIECGYVNLNKVTFTDNGNLDIFSIHDCSNVIFNSCIIKDNTNSNPDTEYHQHSSNKLFQVDGNSVTLNNCLIKFNRVDYLANSRSAIRNNGSQIESNNTYKGMYEK; encoded by the coding sequence ATGTACAAAAAAACACTTCTGCTTGCCCTTTTTGCCCTGCTTTTACTGCCCCAAGATAGCCTTTGGGCGCAAGTACCTGTGGGAAAAGCCTTAGCCATGAGCAACAATACGCCCAAAACGGTGCGCGTCCGCAATGTAGCCGAATTTGTGGCTGCCCTACAATCCAATACGACCATCGAGATGGAATACGGCTTGTATAATTTGAGCAACTACAATAGTGAAGCCTACTATGATAGCGACTACCCCTATTCGGGTTTCCACATCAACGGACTTTCCAACCTAACTATCAGAGGCGTAGGCGATTTCCCTACCGAAATTATCTTAGATGCCGACGCATACGCTACAGTTTTAGCCTTTAATAACTGTAAAAATGTGCGCTTAGAAAATGTAGAAGTTGGGCATGGTGCTTCGACAGGATATTGTCAGGGGGCAGTTTTGCGTACCTACAAAACAGATGGCTTTTTTGTGAGCCGCTCTGTTCTCTATGGTAGCGGCACTTATGGTTTAGAAGGCACAAATAGTCAGAATATTACGATAGAAAATAGCACAATTCGCAGCACCACCTATGGCGCACTCTATCTTATCGAGTGTGGTTATGTCAATTTGAACAAGGTTACTTTTACAGATAATGGCAATTTAGATATTTTTTCAATCCATGATTGTAGCAATGTTATCTTTAATAGTTGCATTATCAAAGATAACACCAATAGCAATCCCGACACAGAATACCATCAACATAGTAGCAACAAACTCTTTCAGGTAGATGGCAATTCGGTTACGCTTAATAACTGCCTTATCAAATTTAATCGCGTAGATTATTTGGCAAATTCGCGCAGTGCTATTCGCAACAATGGCTCACAGATAGAAAGCAATAACACCTACAAGGGCATGTACGAAAAATAA
- the rplE gene encoding 50S ribosomal protein L5 has product MARPRLKEKYYNEVVPALREKFQYKTVMQVPQLEKICINRGIGQAVADKKLIDVSVEELSNITGQRAVPTYAKQSVANFKLREGMPIGVRVTLRGDRMYEFLDRLTTVSMPRVRDFRGISDKGFDGRGNYTLGIKEQIIFPEISIDKVKQISGMDITFVTNAATDEEGMALLKGLGLPFRS; this is encoded by the coding sequence ATGGCAAGACCCAGATTAAAGGAAAAATACTACAACGAAGTAGTGCCTGCTTTGCGCGAAAAATTCCAATACAAGACGGTGATGCAAGTCCCTCAATTAGAGAAAATTTGCATCAATCGCGGTATCGGACAAGCCGTTGCAGATAAGAAACTCATCGACGTGTCGGTAGAAGAGCTTTCCAACATCACTGGTCAGCGTGCCGTTCCTACCTACGCCAAGCAATCAGTAGCGAACTTCAAATTGCGCGAGGGCATGCCCATTGGTGTGCGCGTAACCTTGCGCGGCGACCGCATGTATGAGTTCTTAGACCGTCTCACTACCGTATCTATGCCTCGCGTCCGCGACTTCCGCGGCATTAGCGACAAGGGCTTCGACGGACGTGGCAACTACACGCTTGGCATCAAGGAGCAGATTATCTTCCCCGAAATCTCTATCGATAAGGTAAAGCAAATTTCAGGTATGGATATCACCTTTGTAACCAACGCGGCTACCGACGAAGAGGGCATGGCACTTCTCAAAGGCTTAGGACTCCCCTTCCGTAGTTAA
- a CDS encoding NifU family protein has protein sequence MSAPTSQSPYVHIYVEENPNPNSLKFVLSFFIVPEDVVKDYENPTQAEESPLAVALFEQFGFVKRVFYAKNFITLTKDADTVWTEVLAQVRQFLKEYFEAQKPVFIEEMPEMEIQIQEDPTIRRIKDILDQYIKPAVEMDGGAIVFSDFDAAAGVLKVRLQGSCSGCPSSMITLKAGIQNLFQRMMPEVKEVVAEN, from the coding sequence ATGTCTGCACCTACTTCTCAATCGCCCTACGTGCATATTTACGTAGAAGAAAATCCGAATCCCAACTCTTTGAAGTTCGTTTTGAGCTTTTTTATCGTTCCCGAAGATGTGGTTAAGGATTACGAAAATCCGACACAAGCAGAAGAATCGCCCTTAGCGGTCGCGCTCTTCGAGCAGTTTGGCTTTGTCAAGCGTGTTTTTTATGCCAAAAACTTCATTACCCTAACCAAAGACGCAGACACCGTCTGGACAGAGGTCTTGGCGCAGGTACGTCAGTTTTTGAAAGAATACTTCGAGGCACAAAAGCCTGTCTTTATAGAGGAGATGCCCGAAATGGAGATACAAATTCAGGAAGACCCCACTATTCGCCGCATTAAAGACATTTTAGACCAATATATCAAACCTGCCGTAGAAATGGACGGCGGCGCGATTGTTTTTTCTGATTTTGATGCTGCCGCAGGGGTTTTGAAGGTACGACTGCAAGGCTCTTGTAGCGGTTGCCCTTCGTCTATGATTACTTTAAAGGCAGGAATCCAAAACCTTTTTCAGCGTATGATGCCCGAAGTGAAAGAGGTAGTGGCGGAAAATTAG
- the rpsQ gene encoding 30S ribosomal protein S17, protein MESTQIERKQRKERIGIVTSNKMDKTIVVAVERRMKHPLYGKFVKRTSKFMAHDEEQTCQIGDRVRIIETRPLSKNKCWRLAEVIERAK, encoded by the coding sequence ATGGAATCTACCCAAATAGAGAGAAAGCAACGCAAAGAGCGCATCGGCATCGTAACGAGCAATAAGATGGATAAAACCATTGTTGTAGCCGTAGAGCGTCGTATGAAGCACCCCCTTTACGGGAAATTTGTAAAGCGTACCTCTAAATTTATGGCGCACGACGAGGAGCAAACTTGTCAGATAGGCGACCGAGTACGCATCATAGAAACGCGCCCACTTAGCAAAAATAAGTGCTGGCGACTCGCCGAAGTGATAGAACGCGCTAAGTAA
- the rpsN gene encoding 30S ribosomal protein S14, translating to MARLSIIARERKREKLVALQAEKRADLKKRVKDGDIEAQALLDKLPRNGSKVRLRNRCKLTGRPRGYMRKFGISRVTFRELASAGKIPGVTKASW from the coding sequence ATGGCAAGACTTTCCATTATCGCACGCGAACGCAAACGCGAGAAACTTGTAGCCCTACAAGCTGAAAAACGCGCCGACTTGAAAAAGCGCGTCAAAGACGGGGACATAGAAGCGCAAGCACTCTTAGACAAATTGCCACGCAACGGCTCTAAAGTGCGCCTCCGCAACCGCTGCAAACTCACAGGCAGACCACGTGGCTATATGCGCAAATTTGGCATTTCACGGGTTACGTTTCGTGAATTAGCCTCTGCGGGTAAGATTCCGGGCGTAACGAAAGCAAGCTGGTAA
- a CDS encoding peptidoglycan-binding domain-containing protein produces MIQQGSKSPEVLQWQKFLVQIGNNIAVDGIFGAGTRQATMNFQKSVGLTADGIVGKNTYTAARQKGYAGDYNA; encoded by the coding sequence ATGATTCAACAAGGAAGCAAAAGCCCTGAAGTATTGCAGTGGCAAAAGTTTTTGGTGCAGATTGGCAATAACATTGCCGTAGATGGCATCTTTGGTGCAGGTACGCGTCAGGCTACCATGAACTTCCAAAAATCGGTAGGCTTAACCGCCGACGGCATTGTGGGCAAAAATACCTATACTGCCGCCCGACAAAAGGGCTATGCAGGCGATTACAACGCCTAA
- a CDS encoding Rieske (2Fe-2S) protein, whose amino-acid sequence MMWFQVFESESVAFEKLPLQSMLLIRAGDLRICLARTQRGIFAFDDICSHQNAFLHKGELNEADEIICPWHQFRFSMQTGEEKSGHHCRSLKTYPLEWRQGALFICLPFSE is encoded by the coding sequence ATGATGTGGTTTCAAGTTTTTGAGTCGGAAAGTGTGGCATTTGAAAAGTTGCCTTTACAGAGTATGCTTTTGATACGGGCAGGCGATTTGCGCATCTGCTTGGCACGTACTCAAAGGGGTATTTTTGCCTTCGACGATATTTGCAGCCATCAAAACGCCTTCTTGCACAAAGGCGAACTCAACGAAGCCGACGAAATTATCTGCCCTTGGCATCAGTTTCGCTTTTCTATGCAGACAGGCGAGGAAAAAAGCGGTCATCACTGCCGCTCGCTCAAAACGTATCCGCTCGAATGGCGGCAGGGCGCACTTTTTATTTGTCTGCCTTTTTCGGAATAG
- a CDS encoding YARHG domain-containing protein, which translates to MTQIQKFLLLPFLFWVGVAGTLIAQRSVSGFSITFTYGSGIENYSFCPEGRLVHESMGMYRFGFWEQRGGDVFYTFNATFVPTGFGKRDNMGGANLPDWAYYEHHYYEFRSEIERLSFNADELAQGEWETLDANTKRIYCGKGDFSYIGDYPQASLVPLSEGDMIRLTKSQLKIMRNEIYARYGYIFKTEAMKNHFANKAWYQPTKSNVDNLLTPLEQANIALIQKYEK; encoded by the coding sequence ATGACACAAATACAAAAATTCTTATTACTGCCCTTTCTTTTTTGGGTAGGTGTAGCAGGCACACTTATCGCGCAAAGGTCGGTTTCAGGTTTTAGCATTACTTTCACCTATGGCTCTGGTATCGAAAACTACAGTTTCTGTCCCGAAGGACGCTTAGTCCATGAATCAATGGGAATGTATCGTTTTGGCTTTTGGGAGCAGCGCGGCGGAGATGTTTTTTATACCTTCAACGCCACTTTCGTACCAACAGGCTTTGGAAAACGCGACAACATGGGCGGCGCAAATCTGCCTGACTGGGCATATTACGAGCATCACTACTACGAATTTAGGTCTGAAATAGAACGCCTTTCCTTTAATGCAGACGAATTGGCACAAGGCGAATGGGAAACACTCGATGCCAACACAAAGCGCATCTATTGTGGAAAGGGCGATTTTAGTTATATCGGCGACTACCCACAAGCCTCTTTGGTGCCGCTTTCGGAAGGCGATATGATACGTCTGACAAAGAGCCAACTTAAAATCATGAGAAATGAAATCTATGCGCGTTATGGCTACATTTTCAAGACCGAAGCCATGAAAAACCACTTTGCAAACAAGGCTTGGTATCAACCTACGAAAAGCAATGTAGATAACTTGCTCACGCCTTTGGAGCAGGCAAATATCGCGCTGATACAAAAGTACGAAAAATAG
- the rplF gene encoding 50S ribosomal protein L6 yields the protein MSRIGKKPISIPNGVSVTIDKDVLTVKGPKGELKQTLHKDVSASMQDGEVVFERHAESKDARALHGLYRSLVQNMVKGVTEGYKLQLELVGVGYKAATNGQVLELNLGYSHAIFFQIPNEVKVAAEMVKGKNPIVTLESNDKQLIGHIAAKIRSLRKVEPYQGKGVKFVGENIRRKAGKAGGKKK from the coding sequence ATGTCACGTATAGGTAAAAAACCGATTAGTATTCCAAACGGTGTAAGTGTAACCATTGACAAAGATGTCTTGACCGTCAAGGGACCTAAGGGCGAATTGAAGCAGACCCTTCACAAAGACGTATCTGCTTCTATGCAAGACGGCGAAGTGGTCTTCGAGCGTCATGCCGAATCTAAAGACGCACGTGCTTTGCATGGGCTTTACCGTTCCTTAGTACAAAATATGGTCAAAGGCGTTACCGAAGGTTACAAACTCCAATTAGAGTTGGTAGGGGTAGGTTATAAAGCTGCCACCAACGGACAAGTGTTGGAGTTAAACTTAGGTTATTCGCACGCTATCTTTTTCCAAATCCCCAACGAGGTGAAAGTCGCTGCCGAGATGGTCAAGGGTAAGAATCCTATCGTTACTTTGGAAAGTAATGATAAGCAACTTATCGGACACATCGCTGCCAAGATTCGCTCGCTACGCAAAGTAGAGCCTTACCAAGGTAAGGGTGTGAAATTTGTAGGGGAGAACATTCGTCGTAAGGCTGGTAAAGCAGGCGGCAAGAAAAAATAA
- the rplP gene encoding 50S ribosomal protein L16, giving the protein MLQPKRTKFRKRHKEVSRTRGVAQRGHTVNFGDFAIKALEPGWITSRQIESARIAVTRAMKRQGQVWIRIFPDKPVTKKPAEVRMGKGKGSPEYWVAPIKAGTVVFEVSGVDEALAREALRLASQKLPILTKFVVRLDYEAGQ; this is encoded by the coding sequence ATGTTACAGCCAAAGCGCACCAAATTCCGCAAACGCCATAAGGAGGTATCGCGTACCAGAGGGGTCGCCCAACGCGGTCATACCGTTAATTTTGGCGACTTTGCTATCAAAGCCTTAGAACCGGGCTGGATTACCTCTCGCCAAATCGAGTCTGCCCGTATCGCTGTTACACGCGCGATGAAACGTCAAGGTCAGGTCTGGATTCGTATCTTCCCCGATAAGCCCGTTACGAAGAAGCCTGCTGAGGTACGTATGGGTAAAGGTAAAGGTTCGCCTGAATACTGGGTAGCACCTATCAAAGCGGGTACGGTAGTATTCGAGGTATCAGGGGTTGATGAAGCCCTTGCACGTGAAGCCTTGCGTTTGGCTTCTCAAAAGCTACCTATCCTGACTAAATTTGTGGTACGTTTAGATTACGAAGCTGGTCAGTAG
- the gmk gene encoding guanylate kinase, giving the protein MKKQKVIIFSAPSAAGKTTIVRHLLEKFSFLAFSISATTRPRRPNEIAGRDYHYLTLAEFKEKIAQKAFVEYEEVYQGLFYGTLQSEIERIWQEGKIALFDIDVKGGINLKKYFGSQALSIFVKPPSLTALAERLEKRQTESEERKAERLKKAQEEMQFEADFDCVLLNDDLDTALKEAEKLLLQFLEVETA; this is encoded by the coding sequence ATGAAAAAACAGAAAGTCATTATCTTTTCTGCGCCCTCGGCAGCAGGAAAAACTACGATTGTGCGCCACCTCTTAGAAAAGTTTTCCTTTTTAGCCTTTTCTATCTCTGCCACGACGCGCCCACGCCGCCCCAATGAGATAGCAGGGCGCGATTATCACTACCTTACTTTGGCAGAGTTTAAGGAGAAGATAGCACAAAAAGCCTTTGTGGAGTACGAGGAAGTCTATCAGGGCTTGTTTTATGGTACGTTACAAAGTGAGATTGAGCGGATATGGCAGGAAGGCAAAATCGCGCTTTTTGATATTGATGTCAAGGGCGGCATCAATTTGAAGAAATATTTTGGCAGCCAAGCCCTTTCCATCTTTGTAAAGCCACCCAGCCTAACGGCTTTGGCAGAGCGGCTTGAAAAACGCCAAACCGAAAGCGAGGAGCGAAAGGCGGAACGCCTCAAAAAGGCGCAAGAGGAGATGCAATTTGAAGCAGATTTCGACTGCGTTTTGCTCAACGACGATTTAGATACTGCCTTGAAAGAGGCTGAAAAACTACTGCTCCAATTTTTAGAAGTGGAAACGGCATAG